From the genome of Lentilactobacillus buchneri, one region includes:
- a CDS encoding two-component system regulatory protein YycI — MNFRRIEIIFLVTFIAIDIFLFGMFKKNMDMQADNVSQGDSDSVIVKEMRNDQIKVGNLSKKNETAYYISGEQSDVLRNQMGQLVNQTPQFVGHELESELKQPITVDKNNPRKSIDKLLTDSTFVLFGDQYVYSKNLSTSRNIVYNQKAMGSSIYSSEAQIRFTLNSNYQIVSYTQSYLQGIKSLRESSETISETRALIWLYQYNEIPNNTTVAWASLGYTKLLSIDGDRVFIPTWIIAIRPQNSTQVQLKRINAFTGGIIKQTDENLKNSQTSMN; from the coding sequence GTGAACTTTCGAAGAATTGAGATCATCTTTTTAGTGACCTTTATCGCAATCGACATTTTCTTGTTTGGGATGTTCAAAAAGAACATGGACATGCAGGCCGACAACGTGTCCCAAGGCGACTCGGATTCAGTGATCGTCAAGGAAATGCGTAACGACCAGATTAAAGTTGGCAACTTGTCCAAGAAGAACGAAACTGCCTATTACATTTCTGGTGAACAAAGCGACGTTTTGCGTAACCAGATGGGACAATTGGTTAACCAGACTCCCCAATTTGTTGGTCATGAGCTGGAAAGTGAACTTAAGCAGCCAATCACGGTTGATAAGAATAATCCACGCAAATCAATTGATAAATTGTTAACCGATTCCACGTTTGTGTTGTTTGGTGACCAGTACGTTTACAGCAAAAACCTTTCAACCAGTCGGAATATCGTTTACAATCAAAAGGCGATGGGAAGTTCGATTTACTCCTCTGAAGCCCAGATCAGATTTACGCTGAATTCCAATTATCAGATTGTCAGTTACACTCAGTCTTATCTGCAGGGAATCAAGAGCCTGCGCGAAAGTTCGGAAACCATTTCGGAAACCCGGGCGTTAATTTGGTTGTATCAGTATAATGAGATTCCGAATAACACCACGGTTGCATGGGCAAGTCTCGGGTACACCAAGTTATTGTCAATCGATGGCGATCGAGTCTTTATTCCAACTTGGATTATCGCAATTAGACCTCAAAATTCTACCCAAGTTCAGTTGAAACGGATCAACGCGTTTACGGGTGGCATTATCAAACAAACTGATGAGAATTTAAAGAATAGTCAAACATCAATGAATTAA
- a CDS encoding MBL fold metallo-hydrolase, producing the protein MNNDDMKISVLASGSGGNVTYIETPDHKVLCDAGLSGKKIEALMNSIGRDLSDVDSLFVTHEHSDHRLGAGVLARKYGIQVYANEGTWNAMAPRIGKVADDQKNIIAPDSVMDMGDLDVESFSVSHDAAEPQFYVFHHNNKSFVILTDTGYVSDRMEGVIKDADGYLLECNHDIEMLENGDYPWMTKKRILGDQGHLSNEDGANTMLDVIGHRTKKVFLGHRSLHNNMKTLAHLTVASILEDHDMGVGEDFKLYDTSQDHASPLMII; encoded by the coding sequence ATGAATAATGATGATATGAAAATCAGCGTCCTCGCCAGCGGTAGTGGCGGTAACGTGACTTACATCGAAACGCCGGACCACAAAGTTTTGTGTGATGCGGGATTGAGCGGCAAGAAGATTGAAGCGCTCATGAATTCGATTGGTCGAGACCTCAGTGACGTCGACTCACTTTTTGTGACCCATGAGCACTCCGATCACCGACTGGGTGCCGGTGTCTTGGCACGCAAATATGGGATTCAGGTGTATGCCAATGAAGGCACCTGGAATGCTATGGCGCCAAGGATTGGTAAGGTCGCAGACGATCAAAAGAACATCATTGCTCCTGACAGTGTGATGGATATGGGCGATCTTGATGTTGAAAGCTTTTCGGTGTCCCACGACGCTGCTGAGCCACAATTCTATGTTTTTCATCATAATAACAAGTCTTTTGTTATCCTAACTGATACCGGTTATGTTTCTGATCGCATGGAAGGCGTCATCAAAGATGCCGATGGTTATCTTTTGGAATGTAACCATGATATTGAAATGCTGGAAAATGGCGATTATCCTTGGATGACCAAAAAGCGGATTTTGGGTGATCAAGGACATTTGTCCAATGAAGATGGCGCCAACACCATGTTGGATGTCATCGGTCATCGGACTAAAAAAGTCTTCTTAGGTCATCGCAGCCTGCATAATAACATGAAGACGCTTGCCCACTTGACGGTGGCTTCCATCTTGGAAGACCACGATATGGGTGTCGGTGAGGACTTTAAGCTGTACGATACCTCACAGGACCACGCTTCGCCTTTAATGATTATTTAA
- a CDS encoding YycH family regulatory protein, translating to MRFSKYLIPLALTIAVVASLTLSVVLWTNPANYRTNKQTAQSPQTQQMIKPKRYVYSPVQAIHTNADGTQQIMVNKLVNTVTEIKKTMHHYQNPRMKTLSKNSQVDYFRIANQTDSIMLNYSDTVSMRTFNAIVSNRFRKLPNIKINRVVLPTNNSTKLYLLYDKNFTVYEVDVKKHSLKSLNKVLQMDMRTQPASFKLLNNRPIVYVTSSVQMQPYKYLIDRQSDDYYVSRLLNTQDSTSINVKRRKNMTIYGDQSSLQLTFNSRNRMAEFSDFRPNHNRRSLTSTINDSYKNITKLGLPMDNVRFFSYDPKSRTVMYRTYVEGFPIFRASGFGTVSTRTLNSSAQRIQFSLDNPEVPLPSNKGYVSLPSTETMLKRLVNRGYNLKDLQKVRLGYTWKKDSTSPLLIDLNPDWYIYYKNQWRSYTALMNQY from the coding sequence ATGAGGTTTAGTAAATACTTAATACCCCTTGCACTCACCATTGCGGTGGTTGCCAGTCTAACGCTCTCGGTGGTTCTCTGGACCAATCCGGCTAATTATCGGACCAATAAGCAAACGGCGCAAAGCCCGCAGACGCAGCAGATGATTAAGCCCAAACGGTACGTCTACTCACCGGTTCAGGCAATTCATACGAATGCGGACGGGACCCAACAGATTATGGTCAACAAGTTAGTGAACACCGTGACTGAGATTAAGAAAACGATGCATCATTATCAAAATCCGCGGATGAAAACTTTAAGCAAAAATTCGCAAGTTGACTATTTTCGAATCGCTAACCAGACTGATTCGATTATGCTGAACTATTCAGACACGGTTTCGATGCGGACATTTAACGCAATTGTCAGCAATCGATTCCGGAAGCTGCCGAACATCAAAATTAACCGAGTTGTCTTGCCAACCAACAATTCAACTAAACTGTATCTTCTCTATGATAAAAATTTCACTGTGTATGAAGTCGATGTTAAAAAACACAGTTTAAAATCTTTGAACAAGGTTCTGCAGATGGACATGCGGACGCAACCGGCCAGCTTCAAGTTATTAAATAATCGGCCGATCGTATACGTTACCAGCTCCGTGCAGATGCAGCCTTATAAGTATTTGATTGACCGTCAATCTGACGATTACTATGTTAGCCGACTGCTGAATACTCAGGATTCAACCAGCATTAACGTTAAGCGGCGAAAGAATATGACGATCTACGGTGATCAAAGTTCGCTGCAATTAACGTTTAACTCCAGAAACCGGATGGCGGAATTTTCTGACTTTCGGCCAAATCATAACCGCCGCAGTTTGACGTCAACGATTAACGATTCCTACAAGAACATCACTAAGTTAGGGCTGCCAATGGATAACGTCCGTTTCTTCAGCTATGATCCAAAGAGCCGGACGGTGATGTATCGGACCTATGTTGAAGGTTTTCCGATTTTTCGAGCCAGTGGCTTTGGGACCGTCTCGACGCGGACACTGAACTCCAGTGCTCAGCGGATCCAATTTTCATTGGATAATCCTGAGGTGCCGCTGCCAAGTAACAAGGGCTACGTTTCGCTGCCGTCAACTGAAACAATGCTGAAGCGGCTGGTCAATCGTGGGTACAATTTAAAGGATCTTCAGAAAGTCCGTCTGGGTTATACTTGGAAGAAGGATTCTACATCTCCATTATTGATTGACCTGAATCCAGATTGGTACATCTATTATAAAAATCAATGGCGCTCTTACACTGCACTTATGAACCAATATTAG